GCGGTGCGATTGACCACGTCGAGCGAGGCGGACTGGCAGGAAATGCCGTCGAAATCGCTATCGAACTGGATGGGAAACCCGAAAGTCCGGCGGTGGATCTTGAGATCGGCGGGGGCTGAATGCCGGAAATGGATGCTTTCCGGTCGCCAGCGGCCATCTGCCATCTCGCGCAGCGCTCCGAACATGACCGCAACTGTGAATTCGATCGTCTGGCGCGAAGCGCAGCCGTACATGATCTCGGCACGGAGCATCGCCGTCTCGCCATCGTCTTCGAGCACGTAGTCGATGATGTCGCTGATCATGTGGCGGTGCTTGGCGAGCGATTCGAAGGCACCGCGGACATTGGCGCGATGCTGAAGCAGCAGGCTTATCGGGCCCAGCGAGGCGAAATTACGCGGCTCGGCCAGGAGCAGGCCCAGGGCTTCGCAGCCGGTGGCCCGGGCCGTATCTTCCGCCAGCCTGGTCACCGTGGTGGCGGAGAGGCGCGTTTCCGGATCGGTCAGTTCCTCGGGCCTGATCCTGGCGCTGCGCAGCATGGCAAACGGATCGGCACCCAGGCCCCGCACGACGTCGACATAGGCCGACAGAGTCACGGCGCGAACCTGTGGAACCATCTCCGACTTGACCGACTGCAGCTTCGACATGCGTTACGCCCCCGTTATTCTCCCCCACTACCCAGGCCGATGGCAAAAACGATATCGGAGAACTACCGCATCCCCCGCAGGCTGGCGTTCACCATGGGATCCGGCGGAGCCTCCGGAACAGCGGGCGAAACCCGGGCATTCGCGCCATCGGCTTGATGCCGCGGGCTTTTCCGGGGATA
The window above is part of the Novosphingobium sp. G106 genome. Proteins encoded here:
- a CDS encoding AraC family transcriptional regulator encodes the protein MSKLQSVKSEMVPQVRAVTLSAYVDVVRGLGADPFAMLRSARIRPEELTDPETRLSATTVTRLAEDTARATGCEALGLLLAEPRNFASLGPISLLLQHRANVRGAFESLAKHRHMISDIIDYVLEDDGETAMLRAEIMYGCASRQTIEFTVAVMFGALREMADGRWRPESIHFRHSAPADLKIHRRTFGFPIQFDSDFDGISCQSASLDVVNRTANELMARHAEQCLEMLAGQRATSTVTDQVRRAINSLLSRCNVTMESVADNLSLHPRMLQRLLEKEGATFAALLNEARRDLAVRYLSTSNHSVTDVGMLLGYSTLSSFSRWFTVEFGKSPASWRNAERGVPTLGREYRPEPVKYASGSPAWA